One window of Herpetosiphonaceae bacterium genomic DNA carries:
- a CDS encoding biotin transporter BioY — MSSSVINQPQTLTDALLERRAARTWLTDALLIVLFSGFVALTAQITIPLPFTPVPITGQTLGVLLTGAALGSRRGALALLLYVLEGAIGLPVFAGGAAGFARILGPTGGYLLSYPLAAGIIGLLAERGWDRRLHLAALAMLIGNLVIYLIGASWLGLYKGILGNISLMWAGVYPFLPGDLLKIAIAALVLPGAWALVRRTHDER, encoded by the coding sequence ATGTCATCATCTGTGATCAATCAGCCACAGACGCTCACCGACGCGCTGCTTGAGCGGCGCGCAGCCCGCACCTGGCTCACCGACGCGCTGCTGATCGTGCTCTTCAGCGGCTTTGTCGCGCTCACCGCCCAGATCACGATCCCGCTGCCGTTCACGCCCGTGCCGATCACCGGCCAGACGCTCGGCGTGCTGCTCACCGGCGCGGCGCTCGGCAGCCGACGCGGCGCGCTGGCGCTGCTGCTCTACGTGCTCGAAGGCGCGATCGGCCTGCCGGTCTTTGCCGGTGGCGCTGCCGGTTTCGCGCGCATCCTCGGCCCGACGGGCGGCTACCTGCTCTCGTATCCGCTGGCAGCGGGCATCATCGGGCTGCTGGCCGAGCGCGGATGGGATCGGCGCTTGCATCTGGCGGCGCTGGCAATGCTGATCGGCAACCTCGTGATCTACCTGATCGGCGCGTCGTGGCTCGGCCTCTACAAAGGCATCCTGGGCAACATCTCGCTGATGTGGGCGGGCGTGTATCCCTTCCTGCCCGGCGATCTGCTCAAGATCGCCATTGCGGCGCTTGTGCTGCCCGGCGCGTGGGCGCTGGTTCGCCGCACGCATGACGAGCGCTAG